A part of Neoarius graeffei isolate fNeoGra1 chromosome 8, fNeoGra1.pri, whole genome shotgun sequence genomic DNA contains:
- the LOC132890415 gene encoding uncharacterized protein LOC132890415 isoform X1 yields the protein MAGSWVFILTFCTINTVQTRRKFSHSVTKPDVYQLDEVLCVDIGDSVTLQCCIFGKYDGPIMWYKQPNRKQPQLMSRVFTSTGETFFNEFQNLRFQVKRSSNRSNLTISNIIQSDEAMYYCATPVPYSVFGNGTYLKIKGEHVTIESETSKPALCDNSVGREPTLHGNSTNMNTQEKTVLGLGTALGLCALLIFCLIYFILRRRKWDKTKASIEFSPGAMQESEAETLNYAALKFSKRKAGVEKRKAGSSHECVYSEVKSSRNT from the exons ATGGCTGGTTCCTGGGTTTTCATTCTGACCTTCTGCACCATCA ATACAGTCCAAACTCGGAGGAAATTTTCCCACTCTGTCACAAAACCAGATGTTTATCAGCTGGATGAAGTACTCTGTGTGGATATCGGTGACTCGGTTACTCTACAGTGCTGTATTTTTGGAAAATATGACGGGCCGATTATGTGGTACAAGCAACCAAACAGAAAACAGCCCCAGCTTATGAGCAGAGTATTTACAAGTACTGGAGAAACATTTTTCAATGAATTCCAAAATCTTCGTTTTCAAGTAAAAAGATCTTCAAACCGCTCCAATCTGACCATTTCTAACATCATCCAGTCTGATGAAGCCATGTACTACTGTGCTACCCCAGTACCATACAGTGTGTTTGGAAATGGGACGTATTTAAAAATTAAAG GTGAACATGTTACTATTGAATCAGAAACATCTAAACCAGCTCTGTGTGATAATTCAGTGGGCCGTGAACCAACACTGCATGGAAACAGCACTAACATGAACACACAAGAGAAAACAG TGCTCGGTTTGGGAACGGCTTTGGGTTTGTGTGCACTTCTGATTTTCTGTCTCATTTATTTCATACTGAGGAGAAGAAAATGGGATAAAA CAAAAGCATCTATAGAATTTTCTCCCGGAGCGATGCAG GAATCTGAAGCAGAAACACTGAATTATGCAGCGTTGAAATTCTCCAAGAGGAAAGCCGGAGTTGAAAAAAGGAAAGCTGGTTCATCACATGAGTGTGTGTACTCCGAAGTGAAATCTAGCCGTAATACATAA
- the LOC132890415 gene encoding uncharacterized protein LOC132890415 isoform X2, with product MAGSWVFILTFCTINTVQTRRKFSHSVTKPDVYQLDEVLCVDIGDSVTLQCCIFGKYDGPIMWYKQPNRKQPQLMSRVFTSTGETFFNEFQNLRFQVKRSSNRSNLTISNIIQSDEAMYYCATPVPYSVFGNGTYLKIKVGREPTLHGNSTNMNTQEKTVLGLGTALGLCALLIFCLIYFILRRRKWDKTKASIEFSPGAMQESEAETLNYAALKFSKRKAGVEKRKAGSSHECVYSEVKSSRNT from the exons ATGGCTGGTTCCTGGGTTTTCATTCTGACCTTCTGCACCATCA ATACAGTCCAAACTCGGAGGAAATTTTCCCACTCTGTCACAAAACCAGATGTTTATCAGCTGGATGAAGTACTCTGTGTGGATATCGGTGACTCGGTTACTCTACAGTGCTGTATTTTTGGAAAATATGACGGGCCGATTATGTGGTACAAGCAACCAAACAGAAAACAGCCCCAGCTTATGAGCAGAGTATTTACAAGTACTGGAGAAACATTTTTCAATGAATTCCAAAATCTTCGTTTTCAAGTAAAAAGATCTTCAAACCGCTCCAATCTGACCATTTCTAACATCATCCAGTCTGATGAAGCCATGTACTACTGTGCTACCCCAGTACCATACAGTGTGTTTGGAAATGGGACGTATTTAAAAATTAAAG TGGGCCGTGAACCAACACTGCATGGAAACAGCACTAACATGAACACACAAGAGAAAACAG TGCTCGGTTTGGGAACGGCTTTGGGTTTGTGTGCACTTCTGATTTTCTGTCTCATTTATTTCATACTGAGGAGAAGAAAATGGGATAAAA CAAAAGCATCTATAGAATTTTCTCCCGGAGCGATGCAG GAATCTGAAGCAGAAACACTGAATTATGCAGCGTTGAAATTCTCCAAGAGGAAAGCCGGAGTTGAAAAAAGGAAAGCTGGTTCATCACATGAGTGTGTGTACTCCGAAGTGAAATCTAGCCGTAATACATAA